One region of Eupeodes corollae chromosome 1, idEupCoro1.1, whole genome shotgun sequence genomic DNA includes:
- the LOC129940526 gene encoding tyramine/octopamine receptor gives METYLPNSTAEAAEIFPITSATESVAITNGNGNSNGNGCTVPPPVFNPSHIGIDLAVPEWEAILTALILSIIIVLTIIGNILVILSVFTYKPLRIVQNFFIVSLAVADLTVALLVLPFNVAYSILGRWEFGIHLCKMWLTCDVLCCTSSILNLCAIALDRYWAITDPINYAQKRTVGRVLLLIAGVWILSLLISSPPLLGWNDWPEEFTSATPCELTSNRGYVIYSSLGSFFIPLAIMTIVYIEIYIATRRRLRERARASKINTIVTMKGATPGGGGGGVGMGGNNAIGDSNNRKDIPTVHQDQDSISSETNVNEAHNNSSDQAAINPKEAHNGNEKAAKKSRRPKIKDSIKHGKNRKIIQERLLPPPDTNQEISNVSDNPENSSESGPNANNSVTVNSDKLEKSVLVESTKGSKAPPKKATGVYQFIEEKQKISLSKERRAARTLGIIMGVFVICWLPFFLMYVILPFCMSCCPTDKFKNFITWLGYINSGLNPVIYTIFNLDYRRAFKRLLGLRS, from the coding sequence ATGGAAACGTACCTTCCCAATTCAACGGCGGAAGCGGCGGAAATATTTCCCATTACATCAGCAACAGAATCCGTTGCCATCACTAATGGCAATGGCAACAGCAATGGCAATGGCTGCACAGTTCCTCCACCTGTTTTCAATCCCAGTCATATTGGTATTGATTTGGCGGTACCTGAGTGGGAAGCTATATTGACTGCCCTAATCCTATCGATAATCATAGTACTCACCATCATCGGCAACATCCTAGTCATTCTAAGTGTATTCACGTACAAACCACTGCGGATAGTGCAGAATTTCTTTATCGTATCCCTTGCTGTGGCAGATTTAACTGTGGCACTTCTCGTTCTGCCCTTTAATGTTGCCTACTCAATTCTGGGCAGATGGGAGTTTGGGATACATTTGTGCAAAATGTGGCTCACCTGTGATGTTCTCTGTTGTACGTCATCAATTCTAAATCTCTGTGCTATTGCACTGGACAGGTATTGGGCCATTACCGATCCCATTAACTACGCACAAAAGAGGACCGTTGGTCGGGTTCTACTACTCATAGCAGGTGTTTGGATCCTGTCACTACTTATAAGCTCACCACCCCTGCTCGGTTGGAATGACTGGCCAGAAGAGTTCACCAGCGCCACACCCTGCGAACTCACCTCGAATCGAGGATACGTGATATACTCGTCGCTGGGCTCGTTCTTCATTCCACTCGCCATCATGACCATCGTTTACATCGAAATTTACATTGCCACTAGGAGACGTCTGCGAGAACGCGCACGGGCATCAAAAATCAACACAATCGTCACGATGAAAGGCGCCACTcccggcggcggcggtggtggcgtTGGAATGGGTGGCAATAATGCCATTGGTGACTCAAACAATCGCAAGGACATACCAACCGTGCACCAAGACCAGGACTCCATTAGCAGTGAAACAAATGTCAACGAAGCTCATAATAATTCCTCCGATCAGGCGGCCATCAATCCCAAGGAAGCGCACAATGGCAACGAAAAGGCGGCGAAAAAATCCCGCCGTCCCAAAATCAAAGACTCCATTAAGCAcggaaaaaatcgaaaaataatccAGGAACGGCTGCTGCCACCGCCCGATACCAACCAAGAGATCTCCAATGTTAGTGATAATCCTGAGAATTCCTCCGAATCCGGCCCCAATGCCAATAACAGCGTGACCGTAAATTCCGACAAGCTCGAAAAGAGTGTTCTGGTGGAGAGCACAAAGGGCTCCAAGGCTCCACCCAAGAAGGCCACCGGGGTGTATCAGTTCATAGAGGAAAAACAAAAGATATCCCTGTCGAAGGAACGACGAGCCGCTCGAACACTCGGCATCATCATGGGTGTGTTTGTTATATGCTGGCTGCCATTCTTCCTCATGTATGTTATTTTGCCATTCTGCATGTCCTGCTGTCCGACCGATAAGTTCAAGAACTTCATCACATGGCTGGGCTATATTAACTCCGGACTTAATCCGGTTATCTATACCATTTTCAATTTGGACTATAGGAGAGCCTTTAAACGACTTTTGGGCTTACGGAGTTAA